In a genomic window of [Empedobacter] haloabium:
- the secA gene encoding preprotein translocase subunit SecA codes for MSLLTQIFGSRNQRLLKQYQKTVKAINALEPEFEKLTDAQLQAKTPEFRERVAKGEALDDLLVEAFAVCREASKRVFKMRHFDVQLIGGMVLHYGKIAEMRTGEGKTLTATLAAYLNALSGKGVHIVTVNDYLAQRDSDTMGKLYRWLGLTTGVNLSQMDHGVKQAAYASDITYGTNNEFGFDYLRDNMVFEVRERVQRGLNFAIVDEVDSILIDEARTPLIISGQAENHTDLYHKMNTVPPQLVLQVGEETPDGKGKVEVPGDYTKDEKAHQVLLTEAGHEKAEAILTQMGLLPEGASLYDSANITLVHHLYAALRAHALYHKDQHYVVQNGEVVIVDEFTGRMMTGRRWSDGLHQAVEAKEGVRIQNENQTLASITFQNYFRMYAKLSGMTGTADTEAYEFQEIYGLETVVIPPNRPSARKDKQDQVYKSAQEKYGAMLNDIRDCYERGQPVLVGTTSIENSELLSSILTKAKLPHNVLNAKQHAREAEIIAQAGSPRAITIATNMAGRGTDIVLGGNVEKQIQFVEANPELSDAQKAEQAAKLRDGWQALHEQVVAAGGLHIIGTERHESRRVDNQLRGRSGRQGDPGSSRFYLSLDDPLLRIFAGDRVRAIMERLKMPEGEPIEAGIVTRSIESAQRKVEARNFDIRKQLLEYDDVANDQRKVIYQQRNELLEATDISEMIQNLRHGVFTDVVREYVPAESVEEQWDVPALQATLASEWQINLPLTEMLEKETNLTDEDIVERVLAAADEQYNAKIAIVGKEAFGGFERSVMLQSVDSHWREHLAALDHLRQGIHLRGYAQKNPKQEYKREAFELFGQMLDMIKNEVVKMVMTVRIQSREEVEAAEAQMAAAAAHLENVHYQHADFNPNAAPEELLAPMATPSNMPEVGISNAPKVGRNDPCPCGSGKKYKACHGKLS; via the coding sequence ATGTCCTTACTGACCCAGATTTTCGGCAGCCGTAATCAGCGGTTGCTCAAGCAGTACCAAAAAACGGTAAAAGCGATCAACGCACTGGAGCCGGAATTCGAAAAGCTGACCGATGCCCAGCTGCAGGCCAAGACGCCCGAGTTCCGCGAACGCGTCGCCAAGGGCGAGGCGCTGGACGACCTGCTGGTGGAGGCGTTCGCCGTCTGCCGCGAGGCGTCCAAGCGCGTGTTCAAGATGCGCCATTTCGATGTCCAGCTGATCGGCGGCATGGTGCTGCATTACGGCAAAATCGCCGAAATGCGCACCGGTGAAGGCAAGACGCTGACCGCGACCCTGGCCGCCTACCTGAATGCGCTGTCCGGCAAGGGCGTGCACATCGTCACCGTCAACGACTACCTGGCGCAGCGCGACTCGGACACGATGGGCAAGCTGTACCGCTGGCTGGGCCTGACGACGGGCGTCAACCTGTCGCAGATGGACCACGGCGTCAAGCAGGCCGCCTACGCCTCCGACATCACCTACGGCACCAACAACGAATTCGGCTTCGACTACCTGCGCGACAACATGGTGTTCGAGGTGCGCGAGCGCGTGCAGCGCGGCCTGAACTTCGCCATCGTCGACGAAGTGGACTCGATCCTGATCGACGAGGCGCGTACCCCGCTGATCATCTCCGGCCAGGCCGAGAACCACACGGACCTGTACCACAAGATGAACACGGTGCCGCCGCAGCTGGTGCTGCAGGTCGGCGAAGAGACGCCGGACGGCAAGGGCAAGGTCGAGGTGCCGGGCGACTACACCAAGGACGAGAAGGCGCACCAGGTGCTGCTGACGGAAGCGGGCCACGAGAAGGCCGAGGCGATCCTGACGCAAATGGGCCTGCTGCCGGAAGGCGCGTCGCTGTACGACTCGGCCAACATCACGCTGGTGCACCACCTGTACGCGGCGCTGCGCGCGCACGCGCTGTACCACAAGGACCAGCACTACGTGGTGCAGAACGGCGAAGTCGTCATCGTCGACGAATTCACCGGCCGCATGATGACGGGCCGCCGCTGGTCGGACGGCCTGCACCAGGCGGTGGAAGCGAAAGAGGGCGTGCGCATCCAGAACGAGAACCAGACGCTGGCCTCGATCACGTTCCAGAACTACTTCCGCATGTATGCCAAGCTGTCCGGCATGACCGGTACGGCCGATACCGAAGCCTACGAATTCCAGGAGATCTACGGCCTGGAGACGGTCGTGATCCCGCCGAACCGCCCGTCCGCGCGCAAGGACAAGCAGGACCAGGTCTACAAGTCGGCGCAGGAAAAATACGGCGCCATGCTGAACGACATCCGCGACTGCTACGAGCGCGGCCAGCCGGTGCTGGTGGGTACCACGTCGATCGAGAACTCCGAGCTGCTGTCGTCGATCCTGACCAAGGCCAAGCTGCCGCACAACGTGCTGAACGCCAAGCAGCACGCGCGCGAGGCCGAGATCATCGCGCAGGCAGGCTCGCCGCGCGCCATCACGATCGCCACCAACATGGCCGGTCGCGGTACCGACATCGTCCTGGGCGGCAACGTCGAGAAGCAGATCCAGTTCGTCGAGGCCAATCCCGAGCTGTCGGACGCGCAGAAGGCCGAGCAGGCCGCCAAGCTGCGCGACGGCTGGCAGGCGCTGCACGAGCAGGTGGTGGCGGCCGGCGGCCTGCACATCATCGGCACCGAGCGCCATGAGTCGCGCCGGGTCGACAACCAGCTGCGCGGCCGTTCCGGCCGCCAGGGCGACCCAGGCTCGTCGCGCTTCTACCTGTCGCTGGACGATCCGCTCTTGCGCATCTTCGCCGGCGACCGCGTGCGCGCCATCATGGAACGCCTGAAGATGCCGGAAGGCGAACCGATCGAGGCGGGCATCGTCACGCGCTCGATCGAATCGGCCCAGCGCAAGGTCGAAGCGCGCAACTTCGACATCCGCAAGCAGCTGCTGGAATACGACGACGTCGCCAACGACCAGCGCAAGGTGATCTACCAGCAGCGTAACGAGCTGCTGGAAGCGACCGACATCTCGGAGATGATCCAGAACCTGCGTCACGGCGTGTTCACGGACGTGGTGCGCGAATACGTGCCGGCCGAATCGGTCGAGGAACAGTGGGACGTGCCGGCCCTGCAGGCCACGCTGGCCTCGGAGTGGCAGATCAACCTGCCGCTGACGGAGATGCTGGAGAAGGAAACCAACCTGACCGACGAGGACATCGTCGAACGCGTGCTGGCCGCGGCGGACGAGCAGTACAACGCCAAGATCGCCATCGTCGGCAAGGAAGCGTTCGGCGGCTTCGAGCGCAGCGTCATGCTGCAAAGCGTGGACAGCCACTGGCGCGAGCACCTGGCCGCGCTGGATCACCTGCGCCAGGGCATCCACCTGCGCGGCTACGCGCAGAAGAACCCGAAGCAGGAATACAAGCGCGAGGCGTTCGAGCTGTTCGGCCAGATGCTGGACATGATCAAGAACGAAGTGGTGAAGATGGTCATGACGGTACGCATCCAGTCGCGCGAGGAAGTGGAGGCTGCGGAAGCGCAGATGGCCGCTGCCGCCGCGCACCTGGAGAACGTGCACTACCAGCACGCCGACTTCAACCCGAACGCGGCGCCGGAAGAGCTGCTGGCACCGATGGCCACGCCGTCGAACATGCCGGAAGTGGGCATCAGCAACGCGCCGAAAGTGGGCCGCAACGACCCATGCCCTTGCGGCAGCGGCAAGAAGTACAAGGCTTGCCACGGCAAGCTGTCCTGA
- a CDS encoding DciA family protein, whose amino-acid sequence MRFNSFNQNRTAVEATDFLRRHDRMAALLPAVQRMAQLQQDCAAVLPTAFSFCEILSFEDGVLVLSTPNASVAAKLKQQLPKLQEALARKGWQIDNVRLKVQMMREMTTPPVEPRKLVIPEVGVESFAELSDKLEPTKQNAGLIAALRRLVAHRRDG is encoded by the coding sequence ATGCGATTCAACTCCTTCAACCAGAACCGGACCGCCGTCGAAGCGACGGACTTCCTGCGCCGCCACGACCGCATGGCGGCGCTGTTGCCGGCCGTGCAACGCATGGCGCAATTACAACAGGACTGTGCCGCCGTGCTGCCGACCGCCTTTTCGTTCTGCGAGATCCTGTCGTTCGAGGACGGCGTGCTGGTGCTGTCGACCCCGAACGCGTCGGTCGCCGCCAAGCTTAAACAGCAATTGCCAAAACTGCAAGAAGCGCTTGCGCGCAAGGGGTGGCAGATCGACAACGTCCGCCTGAAGGTGCAGATGATGCGGGAGATGACCACGCCGCCGGTCGAGCCGCGCAAGCTGGTGATTCCGGAGGTGGGGGTGGAGTCGTTCGCCGAACTGTCGGACAAGCTGGAGCCGACCAAGCAGAACGCCGGGCTGATCGCGGCGCTGCGCCGGCTGGTGGCGCACCGCCGCGACGGTTGA
- a CDS encoding methyl-accepting chemotaxis protein, protein MSLFRRLSIQFKLMLSMGLCLLLFIAISSTLSVMMSSAHLRERVVETELPAQVGEIRNDILRQIAEPVAVSRALANDTFLHAWHDAGTPDEGVAGWREYAKRLQGFTHAATVFWVSADSGKYYTEAGYDRTLSKAAPGDGWFYSFLASSVPYRLDLDKNPGSDDYMLFINTRVETAGGKLAAAGLGLSANTLAQSIRGYRLGQSGSVYLVNAEGTILVHKTVALADGKHKLRDLPGFTPALVEQLFKREKFAHARYDGANGAQFVASSFVPELNLYVIAEVPEAEVLGDVAKSATVSALIAAVVGGGIGLVAIWLIARAIAGPVMGAARLLEEIASGDGDLSRKMPVASEDEVGALARAFNRFVSSLGTTIAEVRDSTTVIAAASSEIANGNMDLSGRTEAQASSLQQTAAAMEELTTTVRQNADNALQANRLVAATAQSAGKGGDVVAQVVTTMADISASSHKIADIISVIDGIAFQTNILALNAAVEAARAGEQGRGFAVVASEVRQLAQRSHAAAKEIRELILDSVGKVDAGSALADGAGAAMTEIVQSVREAEALMKQIAIASQEQSQGIGQVNQSVAQMDDATQQNAALVEQAAAAAASLQEQAGKLEQVVATFKLEH, encoded by the coding sequence ATGTCCCTGTTCCGCCGCCTGTCGATCCAATTCAAACTGATGCTCAGCATGGGCCTGTGCCTGCTGCTGTTCATCGCCATCTCGTCCACGCTCAGCGTCATGATGAGCAGCGCGCATCTGCGCGAGCGCGTGGTCGAAACGGAACTGCCGGCGCAGGTTGGCGAGATCCGTAACGACATCCTGCGCCAGATCGCCGAGCCGGTGGCCGTATCGCGCGCGCTGGCCAACGACACCTTCCTGCACGCCTGGCACGATGCCGGCACGCCGGACGAGGGCGTGGCCGGCTGGCGCGAGTACGCCAAGCGGCTGCAGGGCTTTACCCACGCGGCCACCGTGTTCTGGGTCTCGGCCGACAGTGGCAAGTACTACACGGAGGCTGGTTATGACCGCACGCTGTCGAAGGCCGCGCCAGGCGACGGCTGGTTCTACAGCTTCCTGGCGAGCAGCGTGCCGTACCGCCTCGACCTGGACAAGAACCCTGGCAGCGACGACTACATGTTGTTCATCAATACCCGCGTGGAGACGGCCGGCGGCAAGCTGGCGGCGGCTGGCCTCGGCCTGTCCGCCAATACGCTGGCGCAGAGCATCCGCGGCTACCGGCTGGGCCAGTCCGGCTCCGTCTACCTCGTCAATGCGGAAGGCACCATCCTGGTCCACAAGACCGTGGCGCTGGCCGACGGCAAGCACAAGCTGCGCGACCTGCCCGGCTTCACACCGGCGCTGGTGGAGCAGCTGTTCAAGCGCGAGAAATTCGCCCATGCGCGCTACGACGGCGCCAATGGCGCGCAGTTCGTCGCTTCGTCGTTCGTGCCGGAGCTGAACCTGTACGTCATCGCCGAAGTGCCGGAAGCGGAGGTGCTGGGCGACGTGGCGAAATCGGCCACCGTATCGGCGCTGATCGCGGCCGTCGTCGGCGGCGGCATCGGCCTCGTCGCCATCTGGCTGATCGCCCGCGCCATCGCCGGCCCGGTGATGGGCGCGGCGCGTCTGCTGGAGGAAATCGCCAGCGGCGACGGTGACCTGAGCCGCAAGATGCCGGTCGCCAGCGAGGACGAGGTGGGCGCGCTGGCGCGGGCCTTCAACCGCTTCGTGTCGTCGCTGGGCACGACGATCGCCGAGGTGCGCGACAGTACCACCGTCATCGCCGCCGCCAGCAGCGAGATCGCCAACGGCAATATGGATTTGTCCGGCCGTACCGAAGCACAGGCTTCCAGCCTGCAGCAGACCGCCGCCGCGATGGAGGAGTTGACGACGACCGTGCGCCAGAACGCCGACAACGCGCTGCAGGCGAACCGGCTGGTGGCCGCCACCGCGCAATCGGCCGGCAAGGGCGGCGACGTGGTGGCGCAGGTCGTCACGACGATGGCCGACATCTCGGCCAGCTCGCACAAGATCGCCGACATCATTTCCGTCATCGACGGCATCGCGTTCCAGACCAATATCCTGGCGTTGAACGCGGCGGTGGAAGCGGCGCGCGCGGGCGAGCAGGGCCGCGGCTTCGCCGTCGTCGCCAGCGAAGTGCGCCAGCTGGCGCAGCGTTCCCACGCGGCGGCCAAGGAGATCCGCGAACTGATCCTCGATTCCGTCGGCAAGGTCGATGCCGGCAGCGCCCTGGCCGATGGCGCCGGCGCGGCGATGACGGAGATCGTGCAGTCGGTACGCGAAGCCGAGGCACTGATGAAGCAGATCGCCATCGCCAGCCAGGAGCAGAGCCAGGGCATCGGCCAGGTCAACCAGAGCGTGGCGCAGATGGACGATGCCACGCAGCAGAACGCCGCGCTGGTCGAACAGGCCGCCGCGGCGGCGGCCTCGCTGCAGGAGCAGGCCGGCAAGCTGGAACAGGTTGTCGCCACGTTCAAGCTGGAACACTGA
- a CDS encoding porin codes for MKHTLIAAAVLAATCLPQAHAATLGGDNLTISGFGTLAAARSNTEDARFTRVNQREGTAGTTTFGLDSNLGLQATYTINDKLSATTQILSRKTTGETFSTELAWAFVKYQVSDEIAVRLGRVVVPSFLISDYQNVGYANTMMRPPIEMYGQNLIETADGVDVNWQHSFGDTNVTAQAVVGVARGKVWVATDRSEPHYQAGTAGFAISAEHGPVTLRFAHVQAKLKSPEAVLISSLTDTLSAVGFAQLGRDIAIAEPKRIAFTSVGLLADWRNIVVQAEYGRRSAKDPVYLTDSDAWYTMAGYRFGKVLPYYTHAKWHGKGSNVTVPSALARIPALNAATRGLLAGGEQSTDTIGVRWDFAKSAALKVQVDRVKPQANDGFLKEVTAAGHGKNVTVVAAGVDFVF; via the coding sequence ATGAAACACACCCTGATCGCCGCAGCCGTCCTGGCCGCCACCTGCCTGCCACAGGCCCACGCAGCCACCCTGGGCGGCGACAACCTGACCATCAGCGGCTTCGGCACGCTGGCGGCCGCCCGCAGCAATACGGAAGACGCCCGCTTCACCCGCGTCAACCAGCGCGAAGGCACGGCCGGCACGACCACCTTCGGCCTCGATTCCAACCTGGGCCTGCAGGCGACCTACACGATCAACGACAAGCTGTCCGCCACCACCCAGATCCTGTCGCGCAAGACGACCGGCGAGACCTTCTCCACCGAACTGGCCTGGGCCTTTGTCAAGTACCAGGTCAGCGACGAAATCGCCGTACGCCTGGGCCGCGTGGTGGTGCCGTCGTTCCTGATCTCGGACTACCAGAACGTGGGCTATGCCAACACGATGATGCGTCCGCCGATCGAGATGTACGGCCAGAACCTGATCGAAACGGCCGATGGCGTCGACGTCAACTGGCAGCACAGCTTCGGCGACACCAATGTGACGGCGCAGGCCGTCGTCGGCGTCGCGCGCGGCAAGGTCTGGGTGGCCACGGACCGCTCCGAACCGCACTACCAGGCAGGCACGGCCGGCTTCGCCATCAGCGCCGAACACGGCCCGGTCACGCTGCGGTTTGCGCACGTACAGGCCAAGCTGAAGTCGCCGGAAGCCGTACTGATCAGCTCGTTGACCGACACGCTGTCGGCCGTCGGCTTCGCCCAGCTGGGCCGCGACATCGCCATCGCCGAACCCAAGCGCATCGCCTTCACGTCGGTCGGCCTGCTGGCCGACTGGCGCAATATCGTCGTGCAGGCCGAGTACGGCCGCCGCAGCGCCAAGGACCCGGTCTACCTGACCGACAGCGACGCGTGGTACACGATGGCCGGCTACCGCTTCGGCAAGGTGCTGCCGTACTACACCCACGCCAAGTGGCACGGCAAAGGCTCGAACGTGACGGTGCCGTCCGCGCTGGCGCGCATCCCGGCCCTGAACGCGGCCACCCGCGGTCTGCTGGCCGGCGGCGAGCAGTCGACCGATACGATCGGCGTGCGCTGGGACTTCGCCAAGTCGGCTGCCCTGAAGGTGCAGGTCGACCGCGTCAAGCCGCAAGCGAACGACGGCTTCCTGAAGGAAGTCACGGCAGCCGGCCATGGCAAGAACGTGACCGTCGTCGCCGCCGGCGTCGACTTCGTCTTCTAA
- the argJ gene encoding bifunctional glutamate N-acetyltransferase/amino-acid acetyltransferase ArgJ — protein sequence MAVNSPIPVAADLKPVAGIEIGYAQAGIKKPNRKDVLVMKLAEGATVAGVFTLNRFCAAPVQISKDNLAAVKAGGKPIRALLVNTGNANAGTGEAGLANAKATCDALARELGLDAQQILPFSTGVILEPLPVEKIKAGLPAAVQNLQADNWFNAAEAIMTTDTQPKAGSRTVTIAGHTVTLTGISKGAGMIKPNMATMLGYLAFDAKVAQPVLDQLVKEAADQSFNCITIDGDTSTNDSFMLIATGAGTLEVNSVDSPEYRELAAAVTELSVFLAQAIIRDGEGATKFITITVEEGESVEECRKIAYSIAHSPLVKTAFFASDPNLGRILAAIGYAGVDLDVSKINLWLDDVWVAKDGGRNPDYKEEDGQRVMKQSEIAVRVKLARGAARATVYTCDLSHDYVSINADYRS from the coding sequence ATGGCCGTCAATTCCCCTATTCCTGTCGCCGCCGACCTGAAGCCCGTCGCGGGCATCGAGATCGGTTACGCCCAAGCGGGCATCAAGAAGCCGAACCGCAAGGACGTGCTGGTGATGAAACTGGCCGAAGGCGCCACGGTGGCGGGCGTCTTCACGCTGAACCGCTTCTGCGCCGCGCCGGTGCAGATCTCGAAGGACAACCTGGCCGCCGTCAAGGCCGGCGGCAAGCCGATCCGCGCGCTGCTGGTCAACACGGGCAACGCCAATGCCGGCACCGGCGAGGCCGGCCTGGCCAACGCCAAGGCCACCTGCGACGCGCTGGCGCGCGAACTGGGCCTGGACGCGCAGCAGATCCTGCCGTTCTCCACCGGCGTGATCCTGGAGCCGCTGCCGGTCGAGAAGATCAAGGCCGGCCTGCCGGCCGCCGTGCAGAACCTGCAGGCGGATAACTGGTTCAACGCGGCCGAAGCGATCATGACGACGGACACGCAGCCGAAAGCCGGCTCGCGCACGGTGACGATCGCCGGCCACACCGTCACGCTGACGGGCATCAGCAAGGGTGCCGGCATGATCAAGCCGAACATGGCAACGATGCTGGGCTACCTGGCGTTCGACGCGAAGGTGGCGCAGCCGGTGCTGGACCAGCTGGTCAAGGAGGCCGCGGACCAGTCGTTCAACTGCATCACGATCGACGGCGATACGTCCACCAACGACTCCTTCATGCTGATCGCCACCGGCGCCGGCACGCTGGAAGTGAACTCGGTCGATTCGCCCGAATACCGCGAACTGGCGGCGGCCGTCACGGAGCTGTCCGTGTTCCTGGCCCAGGCCATCATCCGCGACGGCGAAGGCGCCACCAAGTTCATCACCATCACGGTGGAAGAGGGCGAGTCGGTCGAGGAGTGCCGCAAGATCGCCTACTCGATCGCCCATTCGCCGCTGGTCAAGACGGCCTTCTTCGCCTCCGACCCGAACCTGGGCCGCATCCTGGCCGCGATCGGCTATGCCGGCGTGGACCTGGACGTCTCGAAGATCAACCTGTGGCTGGACGACGTATGGGTCGCGAAAGACGGCGGCCGCAACCCTGACTACAAGGAAGAGGACGGCCAGCGCGTCATGAAGCAGAGCGAGATCGCCGTACGCGTCAAGCTGGCGCGCGGTGCCGCCCGCGCTACCGTGTACACCTGCGACCTGTCGCACGACTACGTGTCGATCAACGCCGACTACCGTTCCTGA
- a CDS encoding ATP-binding protein has protein sequence MTSLEQFLARAEQVLVRVEALLPPAVPAPDWHAASAFRWRKRGTGAGWLQPVTHASRIALDDLHNVSAQKAQIEQNTLQFVQGRPANNVLLTGARGTGKSSLIKACLNRFAADGLRLIEVDKADLADLPDIIDLVAGRPEKFVVFCDDLSFEEGESGYKALKVALDGSITAQSDNVLIYATSNRRHLMPERMSDNASYRHDEDGDLHPGETVEEKISLSERFGLWLSFYPFKQDDYLDIVAHWLASFGCTPGQIEEARGDALRWALQRGSRSGRVAWQFARDYAGKLA, from the coding sequence ATGACGTCACTGGAGCAATTCCTGGCCCGTGCCGAACAGGTGCTGGTGCGGGTCGAGGCGCTGCTGCCGCCGGCCGTGCCGGCGCCGGACTGGCACGCGGCCAGCGCCTTCCGCTGGCGCAAGCGCGGCACCGGTGCCGGCTGGCTGCAACCGGTCACGCACGCCTCGCGCATCGCACTGGACGACCTGCACAACGTCTCGGCCCAGAAAGCGCAGATCGAGCAGAACACCTTGCAGTTCGTGCAGGGCCGGCCCGCCAACAACGTGCTGCTGACGGGCGCGCGCGGCACCGGCAAGTCGTCGCTGATCAAGGCATGCCTGAACCGCTTCGCCGCCGACGGCCTGCGCCTGATCGAGGTGGACAAGGCCGACCTGGCCGACCTGCCGGACATCATCGACCTGGTGGCGGGACGCCCCGAAAAATTCGTCGTGTTCTGCGACGACCTGTCGTTCGAGGAAGGCGAGAGCGGCTACAAGGCGCTGAAGGTGGCGCTGGACGGCTCCATCACGGCGCAGTCGGACAATGTGCTGATCTACGCCACCTCGAACCGGCGCCACCTGATGCCGGAGCGGATGTCGGACAACGCCAGCTACCGCCACGACGAGGATGGCGACCTGCATCCGGGCGAGACGGTGGAGGAGAAGATCTCGCTGTCGGAACGCTTCGGCCTGTGGCTGTCGTTCTACCCGTTCAAGCAGGACGACTACCTGGACATCGTGGCGCACTGGCTGGCGTCGTTCGGCTGCACGCCCGGGCAGATCGAGGAAGCCCGTGGCGACGCCTTGCGCTGGGCGCTGCAGCGCGGCTCCCGTTCGGGCCGCGTGGCCTGGCAGTTCGCGCGCGACTATGCAGGGAAGCTGGCATGA
- a CDS encoding serine hydrolase domain-containing protein, whose translation MLRNTIGALCIAALQAACGGDDTPSPSSIQQSFLRAEAERVRAAAGLPGVAVLTAGANHVDVAISGVRRVGAAAPLLTADPLQAGSQTKAVTAMLLARLVEQGRLRWDSTLAELLPAWRDEMQPALRDVTVTQLLRHRGGFKRDPDEADAAAVLPRATGDLVADRALLLRHLLRQEPGATPGTYAYSNVGYMVAGLVAEIAGGAPFETLVQREVFRPLGVQATFGFPEDAEPVTVAGHERRDGAWRHADYPAVDRYNMARVEAAAGGMSIAMPEYAKLLREHLRGLQGASTFLRQETWQLIHAGDGGDYGFGWSIAEVRGKGRVSAHAGSWGSYYMFALLVPEQDRAVAVACNCYGDEAVEQLDRLARQLALDEPR comes from the coding sequence ATGCTACGAAATACCATTGGCGCATTGTGCATCGCCGCGCTGCAGGCCGCCTGCGGCGGCGACGATACGCCATCTCCGTCATCGATCCAGCAGTCGTTCCTGCGGGCCGAGGCCGAACGCGTGCGCGCCGCCGCCGGGCTGCCCGGCGTGGCGGTGCTGACGGCAGGGGCCAACCACGTGGACGTCGCCATCAGCGGCGTGCGCCGTGTCGGTGCCGCCGCGCCGTTGCTGACCGCCGACCCGCTGCAGGCCGGCTCGCAAACCAAGGCCGTCACCGCCATGCTGCTGGCCCGGCTGGTGGAGCAGGGCAGGCTGCGCTGGGACAGCACGCTGGCCGAGCTGCTCCCCGCCTGGCGCGACGAGATGCAGCCGGCGCTGCGCGACGTCACGGTGACGCAGCTGCTGCGGCACCGGGGTGGGTTCAAGCGCGATCCTGACGAGGCCGACGCCGCGGCAGTACTGCCGCGCGCCACGGGCGACCTGGTGGCGGACCGCGCGCTGCTGCTGCGCCACCTGCTGCGGCAGGAGCCCGGGGCGACACCCGGCACCTATGCCTATTCCAACGTCGGCTACATGGTGGCAGGGCTGGTCGCGGAGATCGCGGGTGGCGCACCGTTCGAAACATTGGTGCAACGCGAGGTATTCAGGCCGCTGGGAGTGCAGGCCACGTTCGGTTTCCCGGAGGATGCCGAACCCGTCACCGTGGCCGGCCACGAACGGCGCGACGGCGCATGGCGGCACGCCGATTACCCCGCCGTCGACCGCTATAACATGGCACGCGTCGAGGCCGCGGCGGGCGGCATGTCGATCGCCATGCCGGAATACGCCAAGCTGCTGCGCGAACACCTGCGCGGCCTGCAGGGCGCTTCCACCTTCCTGCGCCAGGAAACGTGGCAACTGATCCATGCCGGCGACGGCGGCGATTACGGCTTCGGCTGGAGCATCGCGGAGGTCAGGGGCAAGGGCCGCGTCAGCGCCCATGCCGGCAGCTGGGGCAGCTATTACATGTTCGCGCTGCTGGTGCCGGAGCAGGACCGCGCCGTCGCCGTCGCCTGCAACTGCTACGGCGACGAAGCCGTCGAGCAGCTCGACCGCCTGGCGCGCCAGCTGGCGCTGGACGAACCGCGCTAA
- a CDS encoding NUDIX domain-containing protein has translation MTAPVKPIDVAVGILMKPNGDVLLGQRPPGKPYAGYWEFPGGKVDPGETVLEALKREFMEELGIEVLSADEWCGVEHVYEHAHVRLHFFISRDWRGEPQSLEGQAFAWQGEVGVEPLLPATIPLLQWISRDACSTVDA, from the coding sequence ATGACGGCACCGGTGAAACCGATCGACGTGGCGGTCGGCATCCTGATGAAGCCGAATGGCGACGTGCTGCTGGGCCAGCGCCCGCCCGGCAAGCCGTACGCGGGCTACTGGGAGTTCCCGGGCGGGAAAGTGGACCCGGGCGAGACCGTCCTGGAAGCGCTCAAGCGCGAGTTCATGGAGGAGCTGGGCATCGAGGTGTTGTCGGCCGACGAGTGGTGCGGTGTCGAACACGTCTATGAACATGCCCACGTGCGGCTGCACTTCTTCATCAGCCGCGACTGGCGCGGCGAACCGCAAAGCCTGGAAGGCCAGGCCTTCGCCTGGCAGGGCGAGGTCGGCGTGGAGCCGCTGCTGCCGGCCACGATTCCGCTGTTGCAGTGGATTTCACGGGACGCCTGCAGCACTGTTGACGCATAA